Sequence from the Argentina anserina chromosome 7, drPotAnse1.1, whole genome shotgun sequence genome:
CATAGTGAGCCATGTTTGCAGCTTCTCTGAGGCCACTAAGGAAGGCTCCATGCATAGTTGCAGGATATCTCCTATTGGTAGCCTCACCGGCAAAGAAAAGTCGCCCATCTCCAACACTTTCTGCTAAGATATCATAATCATCTCCTGAAGCCCCAACTGCAACATTAGAGTAAGAACCAAGGCTAAAGGGATCACTTCCCCATCTGGTACAGACCGTTTGGATGGGCTCTGGGACACTAATTCCTTGTGGCTCATAGATACCTGAAATGAAAATGATAATCAACTCAAAACGAGCAACAGAgctaattatttatattttaaaactAAAAAGTGCACCACAAATATTATACGAAAAACTTGTGTTGTTACATTGAGACAGTCTGATATTCCATCCAATCTGCTTTATTCAGAATTGTAGCACAAAATCCAGCTATAACTTGTGAATTTAGAAACACCGTATATGTACGCAAAgtgtgaataacaaaaatgAATTCATGTCAGATCCATCTCTGTTCATTTCATTATCAGATCGACTCTAGTATGAGTACACAGTGTCCATTCAAGGAAAAACTAACAGTTGTTTAACTTGTTTTAATGTCAATTTATTTATGAAAAGATATGGTTACCCTTGAGAATCTGAAGAACCCGAGTCACAGCATCGGTAGGGGGCATGCTCTCAAACTTATGTGCAGCTTCACCAGCTACTAAAGCAAGCAAAAGAGGACCACCAGAAACTGTTGCATAGCTGTAAAACAGGAAAAATTCTCCTCGACGGTATGAATCATCTGAGAGATGACCGAAGGTATCAAGATCTGTGCCCCAAAACACATGAGGAAAAAGCATTGCAACCTTATTCAACAACCCAAACCCCAGCCTCTTAATTCCATCAAGCTTTCGCTGAGGTAGCTCTGGAACAAACTTGATTGAACCACTCTTCAGAACACCTAGTGGAACAGTGCACAAAACCATATCACCCTCAAAAACCTGGCTTCCAGCAAGAATCTGTACTCCGTCACTACCATACCTAATGGTGTGAACAGTTTTCTCATATTGGATCGGCACATTCTCTGCCAAGGCCTGCACTAGCCTTCCATTACCACCAGGTAAGAAGCAATGGTCACCTCCCATATCATACGGATCATCTTGGTCCCAAAACGCAAGCGAAAGTTTCAACAGTAAGCCTGCATTTGCGTACTCCAAATTCGCAAGATGCCAATTGAACAAGCTCACCTCCTCAGCATTCACAGCATTCCCATATACCTGCCAGAACGTCTCCAATGCCGAACCAAGAGACACATCAACTGAAACGCCACCCATCGACTGCCTAAGCCTGCTCGCCTTATCCAAAAGATGGTTAAAAACACTCTCCACCTTCATATCCATATCACGATCCACAGGCTTCCCCTCCACATTATAAAGTGGGCACTTGTCTCTAATCTTATGCAGCGAGTACCCCAACTGTCTCGCAACAATGCCGAGTGGGTTCCCCAATGTACCAGTCAAAACACTACCGCCTAAATCCGCCGCAGCCTGACACACCCTAATCCCTCCCTCCATCTTCTTAGTATACACACGCCCGCCGGCCCTCTTCCTACCCTCCAAAACAGTCACTTTAAACCCGAACCGCATCATCTGTCCCGCCGCAGCAAGGCCAGCAAGCCCTGCACCAATAATAATCACACTAGGCTTACTAGCCTCAGCCGGAATCTTCTCCTTAATAGCCGGCGCAATCCCAAAATTAATGTATCCATGCGAAACTAGATAAGTATAAGTTGAATTCAAAAGACCATGACAATGCTTGGGTATAGAGTTCACAAAACTCTCCTTGGCAACCCAATTGGACACATTTTCGCGCCATTTCGCAATGATATGGTTTCTAATGAGAATGTAGTTCACCTGCTCTATTCCCCCAATCACTCTAATCACTCCGAAATCGATTTCCTCCTCTGTGAGGGAATCAGCCGGAAATCCGGC
This genomic interval carries:
- the LOC126803993 gene encoding protein FLOWERING LOCUS D, with the protein product MNPPSEFPDDFSSFPPIPFALFVPPESVNPNPNPNPNPNPNPTPTPTPTPTPTPPPPPTQTPTEEPSPAHPLSFTVPKKPRRGRPHRPATAFHLPQLPVAAANTNGNALASSAAASTSSIPIPAHSIKHNAENPSSKPPPDMSDEIIVINKESTAEALIALSAGFPADSLTEEEIDFGVIRVIGGIEQVNYILIRNHIIAKWRENVSNWVAKESFVNSIPKHCHGLLNSTYTYLVSHGYINFGIAPAIKEKIPAEASKPSVIIIGAGLAGLAAAGQMMRFGFKVTVLEGRKRAGGRVYTKKMEGGIRVCQAAADLGGSVLTGTLGNPLGIVARQLGYSLHKIRDKCPLYNVEGKPVDRDMDMKVESVFNHLLDKASRLRQSMGGVSVDVSLGSALETFWQVYGNAVNAEEVSLFNWHLANLEYANAGLLLKLSLAFWDQDDPYDMGGDHCFLPGGNGRLVQALAENVPIQYEKTVHTIRYGSDGVQILAGSQVFEGDMVLCTVPLGVLKSGSIKFVPELPQRKLDGIKRLGFGLLNKVAMLFPHVFWGTDLDTFGHLSDDSYRRGEFFLFYSYATVSGGPLLLALVAGEAAHKFESMPPTDAVTRVLQILKGIYEPQGISVPEPIQTVCTRWGSDPFSLGSYSNVAVGASGDDYDILAESVGDGRLFFAGEATNRRYPATMHGAFLSGLREAANMAHYANARALRMKVYRNPSKNAHSCASLLADFFREPDLEFGSFSVIFGRRNADPKSTAILRVTFNDLQKKSYEGSRPDQQHSNKLLFQQLQSHFNQQQQLHVYTLLSRQQALELREVRGGDEMRLNYLCEKLGVKLVGRKGLGPSADSVIALIKAERGNRKPAATMSSLKSGTSKLKPGTLKRKMVRRAKILCSINASPLSANSNLAIGKIPPASPLSGNSNLAIGKIPQEDNKNNVQAVSNTLDSGQDQTDMLMS